The Vidua chalybeata isolate OUT-0048 chromosome 6, bVidCha1 merged haplotype, whole genome shotgun sequence genome has a segment encoding these proteins:
- the WDR89 gene encoding WD repeat-containing protein 89: MTAVEKVEEQLAGLRIARRCEPSQEPTYLLDIHTSTAAQPGSGRFVAVSCSNESLRVYDRETLRFLREYRGHAGTLSGVRFAHTCDSVVFSACSQGTVECWDVRSGTRKPVQVFSGYPSNVFISFDVSCSDLIVCAGTEKVEKDTFLVFWDARGITDCASATKEPLGAYSESHNDDITKICFHPIEPNLLVSGSTDGLVNVFDINKDNEDDALISTCNSDSSVSSLGWSGEDYKQVYCMTHDEGFCWWDMARLDTEEPITLLHILDVRESVCAENHGLQYLVGGLYHEKAGKLFLVGGTSTGDIHLISCSTDGLSLVGTLCGGHSATIRSFCWSPTDESLLTGGEDAQLLLWKPGAVERSLTKKASLKISSSLQKRVRVHSTSLKSRKK; encoded by the coding sequence ATGACGGCAGTGGAGAAGGTGGAGGAGCAGCTGGCGGGGCTGCGCATAGCCAGGCGCTGCGAACCCAGCCAGGAGCCCACCTACCTGCTGGACATCCACACCTCCACAGCTGCCCAGCCCGGGAGCGGCCGCTTCGTGGCTGTTTCCTGCTCCAACGAGTCCCTCCGGGTGTACGACAGGGAGACGCTGCGCTTCCTGCGCGAGTACCGCGGCCACGCCGGCACCCTCAGCGGGGTCAGGTTCGCCCACACGTGCGACAGCGTGGTGTTCTcagcctgcagccagggcaCGGTCGAGTGCTGGGATGTTCGCTCGGGCACGCGGAAGCCCGTGCAGGTGTTCAGTGGCTATCCTTCCAACGTCTTCATCAGCTTCGATGTCAGCTGCAGCGACCTCATCGTTTGTGCCGGAACGGAAAAAGTTGAAAAGGACACGTTTCTGGTGTTTTGGGATGCGAGAGGCATTACAGACTGTGCCAGTGCCACTAAAGAGCCCTTGGGAGCCTATTCTGAAAGTCACAATGATGACATCaccaaaatctgttttcatcCTATCGAACCCAATTTGTTGGTGTCTGGGTCAACCGACGGCTTGGTGAATGTGTTTGACATCAACAAGGATAACGAAGATGATGCTTTGATATCAACTTGCAATTCAGATTCATCAGTGAGTTCTCTTGGCTGGTCTGGGGAAGATTACAAACAGGTTTATTGCATGACACACGACGAGGGCTTCTGCTGGTGGGACATGGCTCGGCTGGACACCGAGGAACCGATAACCCTGCTGCACATTCTGGATGTCAGAGAGTCAGTCTGCGCTGAAAACCACGGCCTGCAATACCTGGTGGGTGGCTTGTACCACGAAAAGGCAGGGAAACTCTTCCTGGTTGGGGGAACCTCCACAGGAGACATCCACCTGATCAGCTGCAGCACTGATGGACTGAGCCTGGTGGGGACCCTGTGTGGGGGACACTCGGCCACCATCCGCTCCTTCTGCTGGAGCCCCACGGATGAGTCGCTGCTGACGGGTGGAGAGGATGCTCAGCTGTTGCTATGGAAACCCGGGGCTGTGGAAAGGTCCCTCACAAAGAAAGCATCTCTGAAGATCTCTTCTTCCCTGCAGAAGAGAGTGAGAGTTCACAGCACCTCCctcaaaagcaggaaaaagtgA